In the Candidatus Methylomirabilota bacterium genome, ACAGTTCGAGACCGATGGGGTGAACCTGTTCATCCAGAAGGTCGACAAGCTGATCAATGTTTCGCAGGAAGGGCAGCTCGCCATGCGCGAGCTGCTCACGAGCCACCTGCAGCGCATCGAGCATGACGAAGCCGGGCTCGCCATGAGGCTCTATCCCTTCACTCGCCCGGACCATTTCCAGCAACTGAAGGCGGTGGTGATCGATCCACGCATGTCGTTCGGTCGACCGGTCATCGCCGGGACCGGCATCGCTATCGTCGTCATTGCCGAGCGCTACCTGGCCGGCGAGTCGATCGTAGAACTGGCGAAGGACTATGGCCGCGAGCTGAGCGAGATCGAAGAAGCTGTCCGCTGCGAGCTCCGCCTCGAAGCCGCCTGAGTATCTAATGGACTGCGCCAAACTGCAACTCACGACTCGTTACACGATTCCACCTAATTAAAGTTAAACGAAGTATCGGATTGGCGCGGCGATGA is a window encoding:
- a CDS encoding DUF433 domain-containing protein, with product QFETDGVNLFIQKVDKLINVSQEGQLAMRELLTSHLQRIEHDEAGLAMRLYPFTRPDHFQQLKAVVIDPRMSFGRPVIAGTGIAIVVIAERYLAGESIVELAKDYGRELSEIEEAVRCELRLEAA